ACAACTTACCAAAAATCAACATCAATGCTTGTattcggataattgagtcataaaTTTAAGTCTTCTTATAAAATAGGGACATTATTTCGCATATAAATATttgaactaaaaacatacttagcataaataattattttaaattgattattatattttataaatgttaaataataacatttatataaagtaatattaaaataacttatttattaatatgaaaattttaacatttttctaaaattaatataaattaattaaattaaatatttattgaaatgttaagtgttttttaaattttaaaaatatataatttattataaattgatatcttatatacataattaatatattaaaaaattttaataagttCACTAAAATTCATTTAGTGAATATATATTCGCATAGTGAATATATAatgtacaaataatttttaaaataatttaatctacatatagtgaatatataaataatttttaaattcactAAATTCACCtagtgaatatatatttatttaatgaatatataatctaatataaataattttgaaaataatttaatatatacttGGTGagtatgtaaataatttttataattcattaagtgaatatataatatacacttatttagaaaattagtgaatttatcacataatttttgtaatatattaattgtatataataatattatcattcataataagttttaaacttttaaaatttagaaaatacataatatttcaataaataattgattcaaccaatttatattaattttaacaaaatgttaaaagttcgacttaaatttttttcttaaaagtaaaataaattattttaatctcaatattaatttatataattattattatttactatttatataacataataatcaAGTTCAAACTATTATGTATgctaagtatatttttaatttatatatttacatatgaAATTCAACTTCGTCTCTCTCCCtcaaagtttatataaaatttattattatactttagTAATACATGGAATAAGACATCTATGTcagaagaaatatatatatatatatatatatatatatatatatatatatattaaaaatataagaaaaaaacatttgaaattacacgtgttaattattaattatgtggCCACCATGTATTTTGTAAGGCCCAGTTTTCCTGTCCTAAAGCTTTAAAGGCTGCCCTTGAGCTATTGGGCCgaagggctggcccaaaagaTAAAGCCACCCAAGTCTGACCTAATTTCACACTTTCAGATTTTTGCTACCTTGGTGCTTAGAGTCGCAGTCGCCTTCTTTGTTAGGGTTTCACTGTACTTTCAGTTCGCATTCAGCTTGGCCCCGTCCTTAGCCCACGTAAGTGCTCTCCGACTCGTAGTTTCCCCCTTTGGTCTGTTTTCGTAGTTGTTGTCAGGGTTCCGTAATGACCCACTCTTACTCACTGTTTTCCAGCTCTGAGTCTGTTCCTAGAAGCTGTTTGTGCTCCACTGTTTGGGTGCTCAGGTTTCCAGCTAGCTTtgtccaggtaagggaagctagaccttACTCTGTTGTTACGTCTTTTCTGCTTGAGTAGTCGTATCTGTCATGGGATGTTTTATGTGTTGTGAATCCGTGGAGTATATGATTTTTGGGCTATTTGGATATGTTGTGAATCGGTGCACGAGAGAACAATGGcgagcactggttttctcgcccaagcgagcacgtctcacctaggcgagactatCGGGAGCTCGCCTGGGGTTTTCTGTGCGATGTGTCACTTGGGCGACACGTTCCTTTTTGGGTGAGCCacgttctcgctcaggcgaggaggacttgcctaagcgagaaggcGCGGGAAGCAATTGTTCCCCTTTTCGAGCCCttgcctaggcgaaggggggctcgcttgagcgagagtctctcgcctgagcgagacccttcagcctgagcgaggtgctgggcgagacagggCCTGTGTGATTGTTTTCTTGACTTGAATGGTACATGTTTGGCTTGAATTTAAGTATTGTGATGAGAGTATGAGATAAATGAGTATGCATGTGTGAAGTAAATCATGAGTTGTGAGTAATGGGTTGATACAAACATAGCATGATAAttgtatgagatgattcatgaaattgaaatgatgagtttggcatgagtTCGACATGAGACATGAAAGGGTTGGTATCAATGTGGCATGGTAATGATATGAGATGGAGTTCCATATTCCGGGTTCGAGAATAATGAGTTGGCATGGTTTGGATGGGAATACGAAAGAGGTGAATTATGAGAAACTATATgagatgtatatgtatatatttgtgtgtatgcatgctgaatatgtttgattgattaagaaagcttggtccgtgtcagtgcgtaattccttagggtctctaggtgagagtCCCAGGGTCGTgttttagtggtcgggacgtaattccatgacccctattagtgggtgtccatggtggtgccccatctgtataactaggtaaggattcaaggtaaggttgcatcctgacactctaaggagtcagttagtctcacctagagtgGACtcactcttgtggtgagagtagcaggaggtccgaaattcattaagggctaaccttgtggtgagggaaaattgttcattgtaacacttgtaacacatagctcgggggtgagcagctcgggggtgaacagaggtatccaccacaagtgcaagcatccgttgaatccgaccaggttatatgtattcggatgagtcgagtGGTAGTGTATTGCTTGGAAGGTCGTAACATGCTTgtgtgatgtatgtataatgGACTGTAAATATGTATCTTACTTCATTGATGAAATggttttggctctagcttaccctttgcttgtttgattgtcttgtgtgtggttcttctcttttgcgatgatcatcaaatcattgatgtgagcagaagcGAGAGGTTCTCGCGGTCAACAGGGGAATGGTGACTCCGCTGCGTAGCCTGCCTGGGCTAGATCCTGATCCATGATCTTTCTTTTAGGGCCACGACCCATGTAGCATCTGTCCTTTACATTTCAGTTACATATTTTGAAGTTACATGTTAAAGTTAATGTTACATTTCAGTTAGACACGTCACTTAAAAGTTAATGGTGTCTGTTCTGGAGGACAAATTTCATGCATTAATAAAGTATAGGGATGAATTTTGTATGAACTTTGAGGGAGGGATGAATTCTATTTTCGCATGTAAGTACATGGACTAAAATCATACTTATtcctataatatatttatatataatataatattacttatcataagataataatatatattataagtaaCGAcgatgataatatatacttaaaatgcACGAATTGAGAACATCAATGAATTGAAACAATGCACCGATTCAAAACACCAGAAACTGAAGCAGAAGCAGTCTCAACGTTGAACAAGAATGAAATCAGTGACAAACTTGAAGAATCTGGATAGGTGAAGAAAAAGTTCTAGATATCTTAGAGAAAGTGAACAGAGAAacgagagaaaaaaatgaacaatgaactgaactgttttatttCTGTAACACACTTTGAATCATAGATACAATGTCTATTTATAGATGTAGTCTTCTGTTAGATGTAATTGAAACTGGCAGCTATACATAACAGAAAGAAAAGAATGTTGTTGTACAATAATAAGAGACTTACATTTCTAAAATGCAAATGTAACCTATACAAGTCAACTATAGTATACTATCAGTTTTGTAACTAGAAAGGAGTTTGTGTTACGTAGCTAGAATGGAGTTGTTCGTTTGTAGCTAGAATGGAGTGTTTAATTAACGATCCATATTTCCCATGCTTTCATTTCCGATCTTGAGTAAGATTTTGATTACCTTAATAACAAAGACTAAAAGGTTGAGCAAGTAGAAAGGTGTACATGAaaacatggaaaaaaaattaaggttgGGGACACGAGGATAAATGTTTCAGAAAGAAAAATCAGTCTACAAAATCTGTCTCGCATCGTTTTACACATCCTTGTTTCAAATAGAAAACCAGGGTCAGTAAAACTTAAGGCTGCTGCTGGTACTGCCACAAAGAGGTCGATGATTGAATGTAGTTTTATAGTTTtacaagaagaaaatatgaaacTTGGCTTCAATCTGAGCCCAACTACATGGATAACCAACAATGTCGAAGATGGTAACAACATGATTGGGCAGAAGTCATGCTTTTCAATGCACTGTAATCTATGTTAACAGAAGAACTATTTGATTGGTAAAGATGCCGAGGCAGCTCCTGCTTCTGCTATTAAGGAAATAGGTTGACGTGCCTCGAGGCAGGCACCTATATCAAATGGAAGCAACTCAGAACCATCAAAAATAAGATTTACTCCAGGAAGGATTGCTTCTTTACTATCACTTTCATCCGTTTCAGCTTTTAATGGGTTGGCTTGAGTACCTTCTTCAAAGGGCCTTGTAGGAGCTTCGAAAATAGGAGCTAAGGAATAAGATCTGCAAGAACCATCAAAAACACTTGTTTCTGAGAATTTGAATCATAAGGGAACCCAAATTATGACAAAGATCAACAGATGGAAGGTGATTATACCAGGTTTTAGTATTTCAGTGTCTTGGGGGGTTTTTATAAAActtcattctaattttaaactattcGGACCGTATACCCTCacatactaaaaaaatatagatagaaAAATAGCGTATACCAATGCAACATAATGCCACTGAAAAGTTATAAATGCAAGAACGTATATTGGTTGCCGTGGTAGAGCTTCTAAGGGGCGGAAAAAGTGAGAACGGTCTAAGATTAgggataaaattatatgtagtcAGTCCCTACCACTGTCGCCATGCATGATATGATACACAAACATCTAGGATATTTTATTCACCTTCACTTCACACCACTGCAGctaaaattgtgtttttaatttagaatatatcAACAAATTTTTACAGTCATTGCACTAGATTACAAAGCCAGGTGATTATTTATGATGAAAAAactgattgtttcaatccaaAATAGAAAACTCCATTCATTAATAAGAAAGGCTGTCTTGGTTCATAAACATTCTAGGATTCCTACATTTATtctctaatataaattttgactGCTCAAAGTCCCGGAACTTTTTCTCCTATAACACTTTTAGTCCGTACTGTTAAGCAACAACAACATTGGCAGTCCAATGATTAGCCATGTCATCAAATTTGGTAGGATAGCCTATAGAGTGATGCTTTAGCATTCTTATTCTTGAAAAAGGTTTTTTGGTAAACCATGTTTTTTAATCTCATATATTTGTCATTTAGGATTTAGAAAGAATTCAATGTTTAGAAGTTAACAAACCTAAGAATGCTGCCATCAAAGCTTAAAACTTCAGTTCGGCAGCGGTGTCGATTAGCAAGTTTTAGCCTTTGATGCTGACTCGAGGCCCCTGAAATTGGAGAAGAAGGGTCCATGAGTGGATTCCACTTTCCACTAGCATAATTCATTAGTTGTCGTGGGGATCCCTTGGCTTTCTTCTTCTGGTAAAGAACCTTCGCCGCAGGACCTGTTGCTTGATACTCAGCACACATGTCATGCAAGTTTTTCCTTAACCTTTGCATTGCATCATGGTGTTCTTCAAATGAGCCAGATTGAAGTAATTCAGATGAAACAACCCTTTGACATATATTACTACACAACTTTGGACTGAATAACGGAATCCCAAATTCAACACTCAACGGGACCCATTCATATTTCTCTTCTTCAGGCGTGAACTGGCCTGATTCCTGTCCAATAAATAATTTCAGCAGGCGAATATACCCAATTGTCCATAGTTCCATCTTTTCAGCCAAATCAGCCAAGACAGAATCCAGTTTTGAACCTTCACATATTCCTAGCTCTTTTCCAACAGAGGTAATTGATCCATCAATGTTCGTTAAGGGCAGAGGGATATCCATTGTAGTCATCTTTCCAAATTCATCAAGGTCAAACCTACTTAGAGGCTGTACCAGCACAGCTGAATGTTTAAGAAGTGAATTTAAACAATGGAGGAGTATACTTCCCTTTACTAaatttccttcatgcttccctCCCAACCCTCCTATTGCGGAACCATCCCAAGACCATATGAGAGCTTTCTCACAACCAGCCAATGGAGCAGGAAGAAAGCGCAGACATTGTCCTTTCATCAGAACAACTGAAATAGGGCCACTACCTACAGTTGAATATAATACCAATTTCATCCAAGGAGTCATAAAAGAATACGAGAGCGGACCAAAATGAACTAAACTTGTGGATCCAGGAAGAACTGAGGAATGAGGAAGAGGTACTATGGACACAACTACATCATAGTCACGAACAAACAATCGATCAAGGGTTGCTGGAGCAAGTGAAGCCAAGCTTTCACAGCGGAGAATGTCTACAcgatatttcttaatttttttcgaCCTTTCTTTACCAACATCGGCCTCTTCAACAACTAGTTCCTCATCATTCTGAAGATTTCCATCTTCACTGCCTTCATCCTGTACATGactatcatcatcatcatcatcatcaaaaggAACAGAACAGGTTTCGCTAACCTTATTGCTAGGTGTAGCTTCAGTGGAAGCAGTTTGCGCTGAATTCTCTGAAACTGAACTCAATCTATCACAATCATTCTTCCCAGCTTCCGTAATACCAGAGTCTCCATATTTGTTAGTCGGAGATATTTCTGATAATGGAGAACTAGACTCGTCATTTTCTAACGTAGTCTTCCCAGCTTCTGTAATACCAGAGTCTCCATTAGTTGGAGAGATTTCCGATAATGGAGAACTAGACTCATCATTTTCTAACGTGGCTTCTTCCTGTACATGactatcatcatcatcatcatcatcatcatcaggaATAGAACAGGTTTCACTAACCATATTACTAGGAGTAGCTTCAGTGGAAGCAGGCTGTACTGAATTCTCTAAAACTGAACTCAATATATCACAATCATTCTTCCCAGCTTCCGTAATACCAGAGTCTTCATATTTGTCAGTCGGAGATATTTCCGATAATGGAGAACTAGACTCGTCATTTTCTAACGTAGCCAGGTCCATCTTATCTTCACCAACTTTTGCATCACAAGCAACTCCACCAGATTGTAGACATTCTAATACACAACGCAAGCTAAATGCATGATTAGCAAATTCCTGTAGCTCTCCCTCAAATTTCGCACCTTCCAGAGTGCTAAGATCCTTGCAAAGATCAGCAATGACAGCATGATCCAATTTCCCCGCTTCATAGAGTGTAACAGCATGAGATTTCAGGCCTGACAAAGTTCAGGAAGAATGATTTTGGTTAATAGcaatatacaaaaagaaaaaaaaatctcagaCACAGAAGACAAGAGGcaaacatattaaaaatgaatagacTAAAAAATATTCGCATCTTAGACATAAACTAAACACATGGATTAttcaaaaattcttaaattggAGAACACAAACATTGCACTGAATACTGTGTTTGAATACAACGGATCTAAGTTTATATAGactcattatatttattatgcatGAATAGCGTATATTTTGTTACCTCAAAAATAAAGATCACGTGtctataa
This portion of the Vigna unguiculata cultivar IT97K-499-35 chromosome 6, ASM411807v1, whole genome shotgun sequence genome encodes:
- the LOC114186871 gene encoding uncharacterized protein LOC114186871 isoform X1 → MQRAPVTVEEQLLQKAIKEECTWENLPKRIQVILSSKEEWHRRITESCIKKRLQWNSCFARKVCKESEYYEDMMRYLRKNLALFPYHLADYICRVMRLSPFRYYCDMIFEVMKNEQPYDSIPNFSAADALRLTGIGRNEFIDIMNKCRSKKIMWKLNKSIAKELLPTQPVDFPIEPWWGVCLVNFTLEEFKKLSEEEMAMIDKLCKEEANSFILFDGDVVKGLYGRGLIYFDVPVYPDDRFKVSRLEGFVSNREQSYEDPIEELLYAVFVVSNENASVAELAATLQADLSQLQAAASFVCRLGWATKVIDPASILQDANIPGSPKSAGSDEDASTASHGFDNMLTDSNNNQGDAYGPHSSYTRVAFIVDATITSYLMMGSVSPGLKSHAVTLYEAGKLDHAVIADLCKDLSTLEGAKFEGELQEFANHAFSLRCVLECLQSGGVACDAKVGEDKMDLATLENDESSSPLSEISPTDKYEDSGITEAGKNDCDILSSVLENSVQPASTEATPSNMVSETCSIPDDDDDDDDDSHVQEEATLENDESSSPLSEISPTNGDSGITEAGKTTLENDESSSPLSEISPTNKYGDSGITEAGKNDCDRLSSVSENSAQTASTEATPSNKVSETCSVPFDDDDDDDSHVQDEGSEDGNLQNDEELVVEEADVGKERSKKIKKYRVDILRCESLASLAPATLDRLFVRDYDVVVSIVPLPHSSVLPGSTSLVHFGPLSYSFMTPWMKLVLYSTVGSGPISVVLMKGQCLRFLPAPLAGCEKALIWSWDGSAIGGLGGKHEGNLVKGSILLHCLNSLLKHSAVLVQPLSRFDLDEFGKMTTMDIPLPLTNIDGSITSVGKELGICEGSKLDSVLADLAEKMELWTIGYIRLLKLFIGQESGQFTPEEEKYEWVPLSVEFGIPLFSPKLCSNICQRVVSSELLQSGSFEEHHDAMQRLRKNLHDMCAEYQATGPAAKVLYQKKKAKGSPRQLMNYASGKWNPLMDPSSPISGASSQHQRLKLANRHRCRTEVLSFDGSILRSYSLAPIFEAPTRPFEEGTQANPLKAETDESDSKEAILPGVNLIFDGSELLPFDIGACLEARQPISLIAEAGAASASLPIK
- the LOC114186871 gene encoding uncharacterized protein LOC114186871 isoform X2, which gives rise to MNKCRSKKIMWKLNKSIAKELLPTQPVDFPIEPWWGVCLVNFTLEEFKKLSEEEMAMIDKLCKEEANSFILFDGDVVKGLYGRGLIYFDVPVYPDDRFKVSRLEGFVSNREQSYEDPIEELLYAVFVVSNENASVAELAATLQADLSQLQAAASFVCRLGWATKVIDPASILQDANIPGSPKSAGSDEDASTASHGFDNMLTDSNNNQGDAYGPHSSYTRVAFIVDATITSYLMMGSVSPGLKSHAVTLYEAGKLDHAVIADLCKDLSTLEGAKFEGELQEFANHAFSLRCVLECLQSGGVACDAKVGEDKMDLATLENDESSSPLSEISPTDKYEDSGITEAGKNDCDILSSVLENSVQPASTEATPSNMVSETCSIPDDDDDDDDDSHVQEEATLENDESSSPLSEISPTNGDSGITEAGKTTLENDESSSPLSEISPTNKYGDSGITEAGKNDCDRLSSVSENSAQTASTEATPSNKVSETCSVPFDDDDDDDSHVQDEGSEDGNLQNDEELVVEEADVGKERSKKIKKYRVDILRCESLASLAPATLDRLFVRDYDVVVSIVPLPHSSVLPGSTSLVHFGPLSYSFMTPWMKLVLYSTVGSGPISVVLMKGQCLRFLPAPLAGCEKALIWSWDGSAIGGLGGKHEGNLVKGSILLHCLNSLLKHSAVLVQPLSRFDLDEFGKMTTMDIPLPLTNIDGSITSVGKELGICEGSKLDSVLADLAEKMELWTIGYIRLLKLFIGQESGQFTPEEEKYEWVPLSVEFGIPLFSPKLCSNICQRVVSSELLQSGSFEEHHDAMQRLRKNLHDMCAEYQATGPAAKVLYQKKKAKGSPRQLMNYASGKWNPLMDPSSPISGASSQHQRLKLANRHRCRTEVLSFDGSILRSYSLAPIFEAPTRPFEEGTQANPLKAETDESDSKEAILPGVNLIFDGSELLPFDIGACLEARQPISLIAEAGAASASLPIK